In Holophagales bacterium, one DNA window encodes the following:
- the gyrB gene encoding DNA topoisomerase (ATP-hydrolyzing) subunit B, giving the protein MPTQPNASYTADDIKVLKGLEAVRKRPGMYIGDTDDGTGLHHMVFEVVDNSVDEAQAGFASVIDVVLHVDNSVTVEDDGRGIPVDLHKGEGRSAAEVIMTELHSGGKFDNNVYKVSGGLHGVGVSVVNALSELLELEIRREGQVWFQTFRRGKPDGAIQAIGKSRKTGTKVRFVPDSEIFTHIEFSYDVLAQRLREQAFLNRGIKIRLKDERTDKEAEFLYAGGIASFVEHLNRNKNTLHPKPIDFEDRRVEASVEERCEIALQWNDGYGEQIYSFTNTINNRDGGTHLEGFKAALTRTINSYAQSSGLAKALKEVTLSGDDVREGLTAVVSVRIHDPKFSSQTKDRLVSSEVKGWVQQAVSDRLGTFFEENPSIAKKIVEKCVDAARAREAARKARELTRRKGALEGGNLPGKLADCSERNPEFAELFLVEGDSAGGTAKQGRDRKFQAILPLRGKILNVEKARFDKMLGSEEIKIIITALGTGIGKEDFDVGRLRYHKLIIMCDADVDGSHIRTLILTFFYRQMRQLIERGHLYIAQPPLYKVAEGKRDSYLKDDREYRGFLTERVQALWELSLDDGKPLRSAKLANFVERVESFREHMGNLVTRGFPEDALRLLLLHGITDKKSLADATRLEEVAHRLEASGFHGVAVGQDPEHGTGTLTFWSRRDGVEREVHVDWDLLTSAEYRALAANGPGLEAIAAKRFTLRRVDEGKAAGETREVDTLDEAMETMYAGAKKGLSIQRYKGLGEMNAEQLWQTTMDPQRRRLLQVKIEDDVEADGIFTILMGDQVEPRRQFIETNALNVRNLDV; this is encoded by the coding sequence ATTCCGACCCAGCCGAACGCCAGCTACACCGCCGACGACATCAAGGTCCTCAAGGGCCTCGAAGCCGTTCGCAAGCGGCCGGGCATGTACATCGGCGACACCGACGACGGCACCGGGCTGCACCACATGGTGTTCGAAGTCGTCGACAACTCCGTCGACGAAGCCCAGGCCGGCTTCGCCTCCGTCATCGACGTCGTGCTCCACGTCGACAACTCGGTGACCGTCGAAGACGACGGTCGCGGCATTCCCGTCGACCTCCACAAGGGCGAAGGGCGCTCGGCGGCTGAAGTCATCATGACCGAGCTGCACTCCGGCGGAAAGTTCGACAACAACGTCTACAAAGTCTCCGGAGGCCTCCACGGCGTCGGCGTCTCGGTCGTCAACGCGCTATCCGAGCTGCTCGAGCTCGAGATCCGCCGCGAAGGTCAGGTCTGGTTTCAGACCTTCCGGCGCGGCAAGCCCGACGGCGCGATCCAGGCCATCGGCAAGAGCCGCAAGACCGGCACGAAGGTCCGCTTCGTTCCCGACAGCGAGATCTTCACGCACATCGAGTTCAGCTACGACGTGCTCGCCCAGCGGCTGCGCGAGCAGGCGTTCCTCAACCGCGGGATCAAGATCCGCCTGAAGGACGAGCGCACCGACAAGGAGGCGGAGTTCCTCTACGCCGGCGGCATCGCCTCGTTCGTCGAACACCTCAACCGCAACAAGAACACACTCCATCCAAAACCGATCGATTTCGAGGACCGCCGCGTCGAAGCGAGCGTCGAGGAGCGTTGCGAGATCGCGCTCCAGTGGAACGACGGATACGGTGAGCAGATCTACTCGTTCACCAACACGATCAACAACCGCGACGGAGGCACCCACCTCGAAGGCTTCAAGGCGGCGCTCACCCGGACGATCAACAGCTACGCCCAAAGCTCCGGCCTCGCCAAGGCGCTCAAGGAGGTCACCCTCTCGGGCGACGACGTTCGCGAGGGCCTGACCGCCGTCGTCTCGGTGCGGATCCACGACCCGAAGTTCTCCTCCCAGACCAAGGACCGGCTCGTCTCCTCCGAGGTGAAGGGCTGGGTCCAACAGGCGGTGAGCGATCGCCTTGGGACCTTCTTCGAGGAAAACCCGTCGATCGCCAAGAAGATCGTCGAGAAGTGCGTCGACGCCGCACGCGCCCGCGAAGCGGCGCGCAAGGCCCGCGAGCTCACTCGCCGCAAGGGCGCGCTCGAAGGCGGCAACCTTCCCGGCAAGCTCGCCGACTGCTCGGAGCGCAACCCCGAGTTCGCCGAGCTCTTCCTCGTCGAGGGCGACAGCGCGGGTGGTACCGCCAAGCAGGGTCGCGACCGCAAGTTCCAGGCGATCCTCCCGCTGCGCGGCAAGATCCTCAACGTCGAGAAGGCACGTTTCGACAAGATGCTGGGCTCGGAAGAGATCAAGATCATCATCACCGCGCTCGGTACCGGCATCGGCAAAGAGGACTTCGACGTCGGCCGCCTGCGCTACCACAAGCTGATCATCATGTGCGACGCCGACGTCGACGGCTCGCACATTCGCACGCTGATCCTCACCTTCTTCTACCGGCAGATGCGCCAGCTCATCGAGCGCGGCCACCTCTACATCGCCCAGCCGCCGCTCTACAAGGTCGCCGAGGGAAAGCGCGACAGCTACCTCAAGGACGACCGCGAGTACCGCGGCTTTCTCACCGAGCGCGTGCAGGCCCTCTGGGAGCTCAGCCTCGACGACGGCAAGCCGCTGCGCAGCGCCAAGCTCGCCAACTTCGTCGAGCGCGTCGAGTCGTTCCGCGAGCACATGGGCAATCTCGTCACCCGCGGCTTCCCGGAAGATGCGTTGCGGCTGCTCCTCCTGCACGGGATCACCGACAAGAAGTCGCTCGCCGACGCAACCCGCCTCGAAGAGGTGGCGCACCGCCTCGAGGCGTCCGGCTTCCACGGTGTCGCGGTCGGCCAGGATCCCGAGCACGGGACCGGCACGCTCACCTTCTGGTCGCGCCGCGACGGCGTCGAGCGTGAGGTGCACGTCGACTGGGACCTGCTGACCTCGGCCGAGTACCGGGCGCTCGCCGCCAACGGTCCCGGTCTCGAAGCGATCGCCGCGAAGCGTTTCACCCTGCGGCGCGTCGACGAAGGGAAGGCGGCCGGCGAGACCCGCGAGGTCGACACCCTCGACGAGGCGATGGAGACGATGTACGCCGGCGCCAAGAAGGGCCTCTCCATCCAGCGCTACAAGGGCCTCGGCGAGATGAACGCCGAGCAACTCTGGCAGACCACCATGGACCCGCAGCGCCGCCGCCTGCTGCAGGTCAAGATCGAGGACGACGTCGAGGCTGACGGCATCTTCACCATCCTCATGGGCGACCAGGTCGAGCCGCGCCGCCAGTTCATCGAGACCAACGCCCTGAACGTGCGGAACCTGGACGTCTGA
- the dnaN gene encoding DNA polymerase III subunit beta: MEIRLKRNEFLAELLPMQGIVERRTTIPVLSHLLLTVSGDRLHLAATDLDVSLTSWVTGEVLSEGAIAVQAKKFIEIVRSAPGEEIRLAREDDRSLAINAGTARFRIHGLPASDFPTLTTVDPRAEVELPLARFRRLVGKVLFAVSSEESRFQLSGALLRLKPGAVELVATDGHRLALIEAPVAASKAEDQVLVPRKALQEILRFEGEELLRFRRGEHHLVFSAGRRDLTCRILEGSFPDYERVIGRQNDKKVVVDRRTLSDAVRRVALITGERARGVRLEFAPGELTVVAANPDLGEASETVACELTGEALKLGLNPDYLAQFLDAIETEKVLFELKDENSQCLGSPLGGEDERYLCVIMPMRI; this comes from the coding sequence ATGGAAATCCGCCTCAAGCGAAATGAGTTTCTGGCCGAGCTCCTGCCGATGCAGGGGATCGTCGAACGTCGGACCACGATCCCGGTCCTTTCGCACCTCCTCTTGACCGTTTCCGGCGATCGCCTGCACCTGGCCGCCACCGACCTCGACGTGTCCCTGACCTCCTGGGTCACCGGAGAGGTGCTCTCGGAAGGGGCGATTGCGGTCCAGGCCAAGAAGTTCATCGAGATTGTCCGTTCGGCCCCCGGGGAGGAGATTCGGCTGGCTCGGGAGGACGACCGCTCGCTCGCGATCAATGCGGGCACGGCGCGTTTTCGCATCCACGGACTGCCTGCCAGTGACTTTCCGACCCTCACGACGGTCGACCCGCGGGCCGAGGTCGAGCTGCCGCTCGCCCGTTTTCGCCGGCTGGTCGGCAAGGTCCTTTTTGCCGTCTCCAGCGAGGAGTCGCGATTCCAGCTTTCCGGGGCGCTCTTGCGTCTCAAGCCGGGAGCCGTCGAGTTGGTCGCCACCGATGGTCACCGCTTGGCGCTCATCGAAGCGCCGGTCGCTGCGTCGAAGGCCGAAGACCAAGTGCTGGTACCCCGAAAGGCCCTGCAGGAGATCCTCCGCTTCGAGGGAGAGGAGCTCCTGCGCTTCCGCCGTGGCGAGCACCACCTCGTCTTCTCCGCCGGTCGACGCGACCTGACCTGTCGGATCCTCGAAGGCAGCTTCCCGGACTACGAGCGGGTCATCGGACGACAGAACGACAAGAAAGTCGTGGTTGATCGCCGTACCCTCTCCGACGCCGTCCGCCGCGTCGCGCTCATCACCGGCGAACGTGCTCGTGGCGTTCGGCTCGAATTCGCCCCGGGCGAGCTCACCGTCGTCGCCGCCAATCCGGATCTCGGCGAGGCCAGCGAGACGGTTGCCTGTGAGCTCACCGGCGAGGCGCTGAAGCTCGGGCTCAATCCCGACTACCTCGCCCAGTTCCTCGACGCGATCGAGACGGAGAAGGTCCTCTTCGAGCTCAAGGACGAGAACAGCCAGTGCCTTGGATCGCCGCTCGGCGGCGAGGACGAGCGCTACCTGTGCGTCATCATGCCGATGCGGATCTAG
- the gyrA gene encoding DNA gyrase subunit A translates to MLPFERPVAVDIEEEMKRSYLDYAMSVIVGRALPDVRDGLKPVHRRALFGMWESGNVSNKPYKKSARIVGDVMGKYHPHGDSAIYDTIVRMAQDFSMRYPLVDGQGNFGSIDGDNAAAMRYTEVRLAKIAEEMVKEDIDKETVDWQPNYDGSEIEPTVLPAKVPNLLINGASGIAVGMATNIPPHNLTEVCDGLMLLIDNPDVALPELMKAIPGPDFPTSGFIHGLDGIRQAYATGRGIIQVRARAGVETQRRGERQSIVVTELPYQVNKARLIEKMAELIREKRIEGISDLRDESDRDGIRVVLDVKRGEVPEVILNQLYKNTQMQTTFGMILLAIVDNQPKVLTLKELLHHFLNHRKTVVIRRSRYDLRKAEERAHILEGILKALDHLDEVIRTIRASATPAEAKDRLMSGFGLSQLQAEAILDMRLQRLTGLERQKVLDEYNELLKTIDRLRAILASDRLVLEEIRKELVEIKEKYGDVRRTEIVPETRDISIEDMIADEEMVITVSRTGYVKRSPLVLYRAQLRGGKGRSGMATREGDFVEHLYVASAHSYILVFTESGRVYWLKVHEIPEAGPAARGKAIVNLLNLEATEKVATTVAVREFTEDRFLFFTTEKGTIKKTALAEYGNPRVGGIIAINIEEGDRLLAVRVTEGGTDILLATADGFSIRFPEAEARPLSRATYGVRGITLRPGDRVVGMEALAKEGAILTVSERAYGKRTPVEEYRLQGRGGLGVINLKVTGKTGKVIGARQVISGDQLILITQEGMLIRTAVDGIREIGRSTQGVKLMDLGGDDKLVAMAKVVEREEEKPEGGEDPQESLN, encoded by the coding sequence ATGCTTCCCTTCGAGCGGCCGGTGGCGGTCGATATCGAAGAGGAGATGAAGCGCAGTTATCTCGACTACGCGATGAGCGTCATCGTCGGGCGGGCGCTGCCCGACGTGCGGGACGGGTTGAAGCCGGTGCACCGCCGGGCCCTCTTCGGCATGTGGGAGTCGGGCAACGTCTCCAACAAGCCCTACAAGAAGTCGGCGCGCATCGTCGGCGACGTGATGGGCAAGTATCACCCGCACGGCGACTCGGCGATCTACGACACGATCGTCCGCATGGCGCAGGACTTCTCGATGCGCTATCCGCTGGTCGACGGTCAGGGCAACTTCGGTTCGATCGACGGCGACAACGCCGCGGCGATGCGTTACACCGAGGTACGGCTCGCCAAGATCGCCGAGGAGATGGTCAAGGAGGACATCGACAAGGAGACCGTCGACTGGCAGCCCAACTACGACGGCTCGGAGATCGAGCCGACGGTCCTGCCGGCGAAGGTCCCGAACCTCCTGATCAACGGTGCCTCGGGCATCGCCGTCGGCATGGCGACGAACATCCCGCCGCACAACCTCACCGAGGTCTGCGACGGCTTGATGCTGCTGATCGACAACCCGGACGTCGCGCTGCCGGAGCTCATGAAGGCGATCCCCGGCCCCGACTTCCCGACCTCGGGCTTCATCCACGGCCTCGACGGCATCCGCCAGGCTTATGCCACCGGCCGCGGCATCATCCAGGTGCGAGCGCGCGCCGGCGTCGAGACGCAACGCCGCGGCGAGCGTCAGTCGATCGTCGTCACCGAGCTGCCCTATCAGGTCAACAAGGCGCGCCTCATCGAGAAGATGGCCGAGCTGATCCGCGAGAAGCGGATCGAAGGCATCTCCGACCTGCGCGACGAGAGCGACCGCGACGGCATCCGTGTCGTCCTCGACGTCAAGCGCGGCGAGGTCCCCGAGGTCATCCTCAACCAGCTGTACAAGAACACCCAGATGCAGACGACCTTCGGCATGATCCTGCTGGCGATCGTCGACAACCAGCCGAAGGTTCTCACGCTCAAGGAGCTGCTCCACCACTTCCTCAACCACCGCAAGACGGTGGTCATCCGGCGCAGCCGCTACGATCTGCGCAAGGCCGAGGAACGGGCCCACATCCTCGAGGGCATCCTCAAGGCGCTCGATCACCTCGACGAGGTGATCCGCACCATCCGCGCCAGCGCCACGCCGGCCGAGGCGAAGGACCGCCTGATGTCGGGGTTCGGTCTTTCCCAGCTCCAGGCCGAGGCGATCCTCGACATGCGCCTGCAGCGCCTGACCGGCCTCGAGCGCCAGAAGGTGCTCGACGAGTACAACGAGCTGCTGAAGACGATCGACCGGCTGCGTGCCATCCTCGCCTCCGACCGCCTGGTGCTCGAGGAGATCCGCAAGGAGCTCGTCGAGATCAAGGAGAAGTACGGCGACGTGCGCCGCACCGAGATCGTCCCCGAGACGCGCGACATCAGCATCGAGGACATGATCGCCGACGAGGAGATGGTCATCACCGTCTCGCGTACCGGTTACGTCAAGCGCTCGCCGCTCGTGCTCTACCGGGCGCAGCTCCGCGGCGGCAAGGGCCGTTCCGGGATGGCAACCCGCGAGGGAGACTTCGTCGAGCACCTCTACGTGGCCTCGGCCCACAGCTACATCCTGGTCTTCACCGAGAGCGGCCGGGTCTACTGGCTCAAGGTGCACGAGATCCCCGAGGCCGGTCCAGCGGCGCGCGGCAAGGCGATCGTCAACCTGCTGAACCTCGAGGCGACCGAGAAGGTCGCCACCACGGTCGCGGTGCGCGAGTTCACCGAGGACCGCTTCCTCTTCTTCACCACCGAGAAGGGGACGATCAAGAAGACGGCGCTCGCCGAGTACGGCAACCCGCGGGTCGGCGGGATCATCGCGATCAACATCGAAGAGGGCGACCGCTTGCTCGCGGTGCGGGTCACCGAGGGCGGCACCGACATCCTGCTCGCCACCGCCGACGGCTTCTCGATCCGCTTCCCGGAGGCCGAGGCCCGGCCGCTCAGCCGGGCGACGTACGGCGTCCGCGGCATCACCCTGCGCCCGGGCGACCGGGTCGTGGGGATGGAGGCGCTCGCCAAGGAGGGCGCCATTCTCACCGTGAGCGAGCGGGCATATGGCAAGCGCACGCCGGTCGAGGAGTACCGGCTCCAGGGCCGCGGCGGCCTCGGGGTGATCAACCTCAAGGTCACCGGCAAGACCGGCAAGGTGATCGGGGCGCGCCAAGTGATTTCGGGCGACCAGTTGATCCTGATCACCCAGGAGGGGATGCTCATCCGGACAGCGGTGGACGGCATCCGCGAGATCGGCCGCTCGACGCAGGGCGTCAAGCTCATGGACCTCGGTGGCGACGACAAGCTGGTGGCGATGGCCAAGGTCGTCGAGCGCGAAGAGGAGAAGCCCGAGGGCGGCGAGGACCCGCAGGAGTCGCTGAACTAG
- the dnaA gene encoding chromosomal replication initiator protein DnaA, with translation MIESPWELLRSRLAELVDGEEFDTWLAPLQARVDGSNLLLLAPNARFRHTLEEEYLDLVTRTWREAQGETASVAVEVEERRRPVDSPVRPALNPKYSFESFVVGSSNQFAHAAARAVGESPAHSYNPLFLYGGVGLGKTHLLHAIGHQIAKRHPELRVAYQTAEQFVNDLIASIRHNRMPDFRERQRSSDVLLVDDVQFLAGKERTQEEFFHTFNTLYSSQKQIILSSDSSPRNIPALEERLRSRFEWGLIADIQPPDLETKVAILRRKAEQDGLPLPDEVALFIASQVKSNIRELEGLLNRVLAFSSLTGRALSLELTKETLRDILPEEGRRTTAAEIIKFVARHYGLKVSEIKSRSNAKQFAFPRQVAMYLCKQLTDLSYPEIGRQFNDKHHSTVIYSVEKIGELRQRDADLDRTIHTFIQHFS, from the coding sequence ATGATCGAGTCCCCCTGGGAGTTGTTGCGCTCGCGCCTCGCGGAGTTGGTCGACGGCGAGGAGTTCGACACCTGGCTTGCCCCCCTTCAGGCCAGGGTCGACGGTTCGAATCTGCTCCTGCTCGCCCCGAATGCGAGATTCCGTCACACCCTCGAGGAGGAATACCTCGACCTCGTCACCCGCACCTGGCGTGAGGCGCAAGGGGAGACGGCCTCGGTCGCCGTCGAGGTCGAGGAGCGACGCCGGCCTGTCGACTCTCCGGTGCGTCCGGCCCTCAATCCGAAGTACTCCTTCGAGAGCTTCGTCGTCGGCAGCTCGAATCAGTTCGCCCACGCCGCGGCGCGAGCGGTCGGCGAGAGCCCGGCCCACAGCTACAACCCCCTCTTCCTCTACGGAGGCGTCGGACTCGGCAAGACCCACCTGCTGCACGCCATTGGTCACCAGATCGCCAAGCGTCACCCCGAGCTCCGCGTCGCGTACCAGACGGCCGAACAGTTCGTCAACGACCTGATCGCCTCCATCCGCCACAACCGGATGCCCGACTTTCGCGAACGGCAGCGCAGCAGTGACGTGCTCCTGGTCGACGACGTGCAGTTCCTCGCCGGTAAGGAACGCACCCAGGAAGAGTTCTTCCACACCTTCAACACGCTCTACAGCAGCCAGAAGCAGATCATCCTCTCGTCCGATTCCTCGCCGAGGAACATCCCGGCGCTGGAGGAACGGCTACGCTCCCGCTTCGAATGGGGGTTGATTGCCGATATTCAGCCGCCCGACCTCGAAACGAAGGTCGCCATCCTCCGCCGCAAGGCCGAGCAAGACGGCCTGCCGTTGCCCGACGAGGTCGCTCTTTTCATCGCCAGCCAGGTCAAATCGAACATCCGTGAGCTCGAAGGGTTGCTCAACCGCGTCCTCGCCTTCTCTTCCCTGACCGGCCGCGCGCTTTCGCTCGAGCTGACCAAAGAGACCCTTCGCGACATCCTCCCCGAAGAAGGTCGGCGAACGACGGCCGCCGAGATCATCAAGTTCGTCGCCCGCCATTACGGCCTGAAGGTCAGCGAAATCAAGAGCCGCTCGAACGCCAAACAGTTCGCCTTTCCTCGGCAGGTGGCGATGTACCTCTGCAAACAGCTGACCGACCTCTCCTACCCGGAGATCGGTCGACAGTTCAACGACAAGCACCACTCGACGGTCATCTACTCGGTCGAGAAGATCGGTGAGCTTCGCCAGCGGGACGCGGACCTCGACCGCACCATCCACACCTTCATCCAGCACTTCTCCTGA
- a CDS encoding cyclic nucleotide-binding domain-containing protein has protein sequence MPLFSHFSDSQLEKLASGIARVRYPAAVTVVKEGDPTQDAYIVEKGRVRIQRETPYGKFALAQLSEGDLFGEASFVDAVARSGDAFGETPTELLVLNPVAIAAVTDKDQRLALALFWTFWKSLSGKLRRTNDNLGRFFGQGSAAPLRPSAPSVPPPGEFHVDLSTKRHLFQEQKLSPMEINFLTSLSRERKVAPGEVLFREGDPGDAMYVVLSGRVMISKFIAGAGEEALAFLDRGDYFGEMALIDNQPRSADAKAHEGGAVVLRIPHDVVEGLLDPHKVSSLRLLRLLASLVSKRLRELDDKIVGWYILAGGSGSLPSGVQTP, from the coding sequence ATGCCCCTGTTCTCCCATTTCAGCGACTCCCAGCTCGAGAAGCTCGCCAGCGGGATCGCACGTGTCCGCTACCCTGCCGCTGTCACGGTGGTTAAAGAGGGAGACCCGACACAGGACGCCTACATCGTCGAAAAGGGGCGCGTGCGCATCCAACGCGAGACCCCCTACGGCAAGTTCGCGCTGGCCCAACTCTCGGAAGGCGACCTTTTCGGTGAGGCGAGCTTCGTCGATGCGGTCGCGCGCTCCGGCGATGCCTTCGGCGAGACACCCACAGAGCTTCTCGTTCTGAACCCCGTGGCGATCGCCGCCGTGACCGACAAGGACCAGCGCCTGGCGCTCGCCCTCTTCTGGACCTTCTGGAAGAGCCTCTCCGGGAAGCTCCGACGAACCAACGACAATCTCGGCCGGTTCTTCGGACAGGGCAGCGCCGCCCCGCTTCGACCCTCCGCGCCTTCAGTTCCACCTCCGGGCGAGTTTCACGTCGATCTCTCGACGAAGCGTCACCTCTTCCAGGAGCAGAAGCTCTCGCCGATGGAGATCAACTTCCTGACCTCGCTTTCGCGTGAGCGCAAAGTCGCCCCGGGTGAGGTCCTCTTCCGCGAAGGAGATCCCGGTGACGCCATGTACGTCGTCCTCTCCGGCCGGGTGATGATCAGCAAGTTCATCGCCGGCGCCGGAGAAGAGGCGCTGGCGTTTCTCGACCGGGGTGACTACTTCGGCGAGATGGCGCTCATCGACAATCAGCCGCGGTCGGCCGACGCCAAGGCGCATGAAGGCGGCGCCGTCGTCCTGCGCATCCCGCACGATGTCGTCGAGGGCCTGCTCGATCCCCACAAGGTCTCGTCGCTCCGCCTCCTCCGCCTCCTCGCTTCGCTCGTCTCGAAGCGCCTGCGCGAGCTCGACGACAAGATCGTCGGTTGGTACATCCTCGCTGGCGGATCCGGATCGCTCCCTTCGGGCGTTCAGACCCCCTGA
- a CDS encoding A/G-specific adenine glycosylase, with translation MLQQTQVATVVPRYESFLERFPDVESLAAASEEEVLAAWSGLGYYRRARQLRTAAAEIVARPNGFPRESSELLKLSGLGEYTAAAVASIAFGECVPVVDGNVERVMARRLGLAEPVDRAAVRRRIREAAATMLVEGAAGDSNQALMELGATVCRPRGPLCGECPVAGDCEGFRLGVPERFPVKSARRAREPLRLLSVWVEEDGALLLFRRSLGEEWLAGIWELPTVGLEEASESRLASRYGGRFELGGRLGSYRHAITYRDVTVELARGRWLERGEGNGGPEAKWFAREELAGAALSAMVSKAAAIVRRRGAIA, from the coding sequence ATGCTGCAGCAGACGCAGGTGGCGACGGTGGTGCCGCGGTACGAGAGCTTCCTCGAACGGTTCCCGGACGTCGAGTCTCTCGCGGCGGCGAGCGAGGAGGAGGTTCTCGCCGCCTGGAGCGGCTTGGGCTACTACCGCCGAGCCCGCCAGCTCCGCACCGCGGCCGCGGAGATCGTTGCGCGTCCCAACGGTTTTCCCCGCGAGTCCTCCGAGCTCTTGAAGCTCTCCGGTCTGGGTGAGTACACAGCGGCAGCGGTGGCGAGCATCGCCTTCGGAGAGTGCGTGCCCGTCGTCGACGGCAATGTTGAGAGGGTGATGGCGCGGCGGCTCGGCCTCGCGGAGCCGGTCGACCGCGCCGCGGTTCGAAGACGCATCCGAGAGGCGGCTGCGACGATGCTCGTCGAGGGCGCGGCCGGGGACTCCAACCAGGCGCTCATGGAGCTCGGGGCGACAGTCTGTCGACCGCGCGGTCCGCTTTGCGGCGAGTGCCCGGTGGCGGGCGACTGCGAGGGGTTCCGGCTTGGCGTTCCGGAGCGCTTTCCGGTCAAGTCGGCGCGGCGAGCGCGGGAGCCTCTGCGACTGCTGTCGGTCTGGGTCGAAGAGGATGGGGCCTTGCTGCTCTTCCGCCGGTCATTGGGCGAAGAGTGGCTGGCGGGGATCTGGGAGCTGCCCACCGTGGGTTTGGAGGAAGCAAGTGAGTCCCGACTCGCGAGCCGGTACGGAGGGCGGTTCGAGCTCGGCGGAAGGCTTGGTTCGTATCGCCACGCCATCACCTACCGCGACGTGACGGTCGAGCTGGCGCGCGGGCGATGGCTCGAGCGAGGGGAGGGAAACGGCGGCCCGGAGGCGAAGTGGTTCGCGCGTGAAGAACTCGCGGGAGCAGCTCTTTCGGCGATGGTGTCGAAGGCGGCGGCGATCGTCCGGCGTCGAGGGGCGATCGCCTGA
- the recF gene encoding DNA replication and repair protein RecF (All proteins in this family for which functions are known are DNA-binding proteins that assist the filamentation of RecA onto DNA for the initiation of recombination or recombinational repair.): MLQRLTLRDFRNFSQLTFEPGPGARLLLGPNGAGKTTVLEAVYLLATTRSFRTAQLGDCCRHGAAGFHLGGDAGDTGRAHLEVGWARGGARHRRLDGRESALAEHLAVQPVLAWTAAESALLAGPPAVRRRFLDRALIAWRPASFATLARYGKALAAKRALLAAGERLGLDAWNELLAREGAALAAGRSDLVEALRQELTPLIAEAGFADFGLAVTYRPNPESALEGETALHAALADATECEIRRGLPLLGPHRDEIEIRMEEHEARRVASAGERKALGLLLLAAQARLLARRGRRPLLLLDDADTELDAARLAAVWRPLAASEQILATSNRPEVWASLALSGSYRVEAGTVIAG, from the coding sequence GTGCTGCAGCGCCTGACGCTTCGCGATTTCCGGAACTTCTCCCAGCTCACGTTCGAACCGGGTCCCGGCGCCCGGTTGTTGCTCGGTCCCAACGGTGCCGGCAAGACCACGGTCCTCGAAGCGGTCTACCTGCTCGCGACCACCCGCAGCTTTCGCACGGCGCAACTCGGCGACTGTTGTCGGCACGGCGCCGCCGGCTTCCATCTCGGCGGAGACGCCGGCGACACCGGCCGGGCTCACCTCGAAGTCGGTTGGGCGCGAGGTGGAGCTCGCCATCGCCGCCTCGACGGCCGGGAGAGCGCCCTTGCCGAGCACCTGGCGGTTCAACCCGTGCTCGCCTGGACGGCGGCGGAGTCAGCGCTCCTCGCCGGCCCGCCGGCAGTTCGCCGCCGCTTCCTCGACCGCGCCCTCATCGCCTGGCGTCCCGCCTCCTTCGCCACGCTGGCGCGCTACGGAAAGGCCCTCGCGGCCAAGAGGGCGCTTCTCGCCGCGGGCGAACGCCTGGGCCTCGACGCCTGGAACGAGCTTCTCGCCAGAGAGGGCGCAGCATTGGCCGCCGGGCGAAGCGACCTCGTCGAAGCGCTCCGGCAGGAGCTGACGCCCCTCATCGCCGAGGCGGGCTTCGCCGATTTCGGCCTGGCTGTGACCTATCGACCGAATCCCGAATCCGCGCTCGAGGGCGAAACGGCACTTCATGCGGCACTCGCCGACGCGACCGAGTGCGAGATCCGACGCGGACTTCCCCTTCTCGGACCCCATCGCGACGAGATCGAGATTCGCATGGAGGAGCACGAGGCGCGACGGGTCGCCTCCGCGGGGGAGCGCAAGGCGCTCGGTCTCTTGCTCCTGGCGGCCCAGGCACGCCTCCTGGCCCGCCGCGGTCGCCGTCCACTCCTGCTGCTCGACGACGCCGACACGGAGCTCGACGCCGCCCGCCTGGCCGCGGTCTGGCGCCCTCTCGCCGCCTCCGAGCAGATCCTTGCCACCTCGAACCGACCGGAGGTCTGGGCCAGCCTGGCGCTCTCCGGAAGCTACCGCGTCGAGGCGGGCACGGTGATTGCCGGGTAG